The Nonlabens spongiae genome contains a region encoding:
- a CDS encoding beta strand repeat-containing protein: MVKNYLLNAFRHSYQTKISHGILIIIFSIFSINAFSQTNAPSIQSDVSFQWAGPQPTNSSPAFLESITVDGVVYNDLIAPTGYVLNQVGPAGNGGNNILLNGTTVENTSASATWDDSALAAYQDRNLNHYFESNGNGASICDNFGAIDTTNSQKQTLIFDNIVTAAGSIIAVTERNANNCLHIEIIGSAPGTSNITSLGETFVNPAGGAFSGPGGTGTPGDVTAPTGNVDYWLSDRVVENGGTLGIALFDLEDIVPIGSTITSVITTAATVDNGDGKIFILDKDNDLDGADNVDDDDDDNDGILDVDERICSNTAPQGANDVFVNNGVADENAILDSVNSNGAQFDTVNDELVIDLGVTVPQGTDIEISYFASTAATKTIQVQESNFDGSVTSNSSSFASSSTAASTFTYTLLSDTKYIRLLMTVDNGGILEVDYLEIQSYQQCTDIDTDGDLIPDYLDTDSDNDGCPDALEGDGGFDFTDLDADEELDVSVTGIDANGVPNQANGGQNDISSTDSNVQAAICISDNDGDGIDDSTDVDDDNDGIPDTLEGDTCDSSEQTLDTNGQVTTAGGTSEVVYDASGLNVSIGDFVLVDNLLARGDLNSATETFQIGFNNETLPATTYNVTTQCGALEAVTPALNRLVEVIDVGGGTPGIIIDVDASADVGVICGGTEPAMAYSLRISCGLPSLDSDNDGIPDSRDLDSDNDGIPDNIEAQSTLGYIAPSGSGAGMTDANNNGLDDNYETAQGGTDIVPVNTDGADDPDYLDLDSDNDGAFDIVESGRGLAQSSGQVTGTVGNNGLITEEEINDNYFDVNGVFDNTQSDNFADSDGDVLSVNGDVDYRDDIDSVDTDGDGVPDTVDIDDDNDGILDTEECTSETANAVATQATTGVTNIANITGPSDGAFASWTTNGNISTIDFGRTLAPGTDITFTWRRLPGQTGTAQPIIDESLDGSTFGAAFFPISTTSEIAVTSTFQSTQSFRYLRITKQSTPSITDFDIDSIAITVDESACDDDGDGVPNSLDLDSDNDGIPDIIEAQPTVGYVAPSGSDDDNDGLDNSFDDTPNGNSNGVGSNGLTPQNTDGIDNPDYLDLDSDNDALFDINESGSGLTDANSDGRTDGAVGNNGLENTLESADNYNDVNGIFDDTQFDNFTDSNSNAQSASGDVDYREDVNAVFDRDGDGVEDSVDIDDDNDGILDIDEDICSGGLGTTGRLRYQFYDSVPAGNTVDNISEGSATAAGTGFVSDFNVANLQSVVTPADGDTFSIRYLGRIEINTSETYTFFTNSDDGSKLFIDGNEVVDNDGDHGPVENSGTIALTPGVYDFEVLFYENGGGQTLSVSYSSGTIAKTTIPFSVLGDGEATFCDTDGDGIENQFDLDSDNDGIPDIIEGQSTLGYVAPSGSDADQDGLDDAFDSTPNGGNLGIGSEGIQVVDTDEVGNPDYLDVDSDEDGLFDINESGSGLTDGNTDGRTDGVVGDNGLDNTLETLDTYADVNGSFDNTQDDNFTDADSDVNTGGDVDYRDDDVNVLLINANDDFASHSEGTTSNDLINVLDNDTLDGVVVTPADVTVTTISSDDPGITLDANGNIDVSAAVNNGTYELIYSICETASPSNCDTATVFVTVTNNDRDNDGVPDDVDIDDDNDGILDVDEGFTCPATDFVAIGSTFSSTADPGTQAGIYPFNGASMDYTYSLQGSAVWNSGISTTTNTGVDGVFINAQNQQSNVPNGDFAFHEFEFSEPVYEFEFKVGGLDNQDRLNLTASLDGVDVPITITDINLGADLVFNSPQSITSNSSSGNLAPASSVLITANGPVDTVNIKHGKDGANASNSTVQFYEFRYCTALDFDDDGIINSFDLDSDNDGIPDNIEAQSTTGYIAPSGGVGANGLFASYENNDTTSATGLTLTNTDGSLNPDYLDLDSDDDGLFDIDESGSGLTDGNSDGQTDGTVGFNGLDNSLESSDNYASAKGDFDNTQEDNFDDEDGDVNLGGDVDYRDITDNPRIIDAIDDAVTTNEGIAANDVINVLDNDTLDGNPVLISDVSVTTISSSDPGITVDPAGQLSVADTVPAGNYTLVYQICQTALPSNCDIATVSVTVSGLGIDTDGDGVIDSADIDDDNDGILDDIEESCPTSDKAATFVTTVDAFWTLDGNTNDVSGNGNNERALGGTTSPTYSTDVVEGTNAANFDGTDDAIRYSQDGGFMEATYTNLSFSVWIKPDVLVGDRIIYEEGGGTNGVTLWLDDDVLTYSARNGGVGSQTDIVHPTVLTLDGNYHHVAATFDSGTMNLYLDGIPATTVTTTFNNIPGHGSDGGLGGPIGGGTSADVSGYFDGLMDAARYSNSETWSGDEIASESELICDADGDGIANRLDLDSDNDGIPDIIEAQTTLGYTAPSGSDADGDGLDDNYDQTPNGNSDGTGSIGLSPENTDGTDNPDYLDLDSDNDSVFDIVESGSGLTDGNSDGRTDSAVGDNGLDNTLEIADDYSDVNGTFDNTQADNFTDTDGDVLTGGDVDYRDVPQIDAVDDVASALPGVASNGIINVLNNDTVDGQPATVANVDITQISTTNAGVTVDPVTGDVNVGAGVPEGVYTIEYRICQEATVTNCDSAFVTVTVETDTDGDGVPDSVDIDDDNDGILDTEECEVRFDETTFSIADGNSSTGLVVSPVDNFVLDILSLDNAFSLNVNGVDLATQEFEFQTDQTVTVEFADGDAYGVGGIPQIWDRPESNVDTPLIRLIIDDSGNVSFFGSKVTNGPLFPLVLINGNTFNTVTLNSGTTNTFIIDQDVTGQTLATGSIYGSISDCDFDDDGIPNNLDLDSDNDGIPDNIEAQSTTGYTAPLGVDNDEDGLDDAYDDTPFGNSDGTGSNGLDPENTDGTDLPDYLDIDSDNDGFFDIDESGDGLTDADNDGRTDGAVGVNGLDNTVDAGGIDDYSDVNGKFDDTQDDNFTDTDGDVLIGGDVDYRDIPEINAIDDAASATAGVASNGIINVLDNDTVDGLQATVANVDITQISTTNAGVIVDPLTGDVNVGAGVQAGVYTIEYRICQEGTGTTTNCDNAFVTVTVELDTDGDGVPDAVDIDDDNDGILDSEEFNGQIECNSSSVPVSSAVQGESNVLTGNTNFSAINDGVATADDGVAMNSVNHYFVIDLGQVYQSGSVIRLDIWGNGTQNRTAVTSETTGGTYIPGGGTNPQTNQVNVNTTSFYNYTLANETQFIQIDMTVRSGGRTEWIEATITNSCLLVEGDSDGDGIVNSLDLDSDNDGIPDNIESQSTVGYIAPTGLDDDGDGLDNAYDVTPNGNANGDGSIGITPENTDGTDLPDYLDTDSDNDGLFDIDESGDGLTDANGDGRTDGVVGNNGLEDTVDDPVAGDGYDDPSGKYDGTQTDNFTDTDGDVLAGGDVDYRDVLDFEVDMPTQTVLENNAFTSVAPTLTNSPGGTITYSLGGVDAADFTIDPVTGVVSMVARDFENPVDDNTNNFYNLTIISTSSVGPVATDDFTVIVNNECEDIDVVQNKLRATDPIGVASSSDNAVLQVEVTDASGAPRSGVQVSISLESGSASFVTTSTGTTDASGLFSATVSSTVVGTPTFSARYAATTGAPDTDVELGNPTPVRFLSSIDDREACGEVGIAVSMPHPSSVLEVFSEDKGVLIPSVALLSCSDTSTIPNPATSLLVYNTNASPSLGVGFVFFDGAEWRSICLERDQLRQ, translated from the coding sequence ATGGTTAAAAATTACCTTTTGAACGCATTCAGACACTCGTATCAGACCAAAATTTCACATGGAATTTTGATCATAATTTTCTCTATTTTTTCCATTAATGCATTTTCTCAAACTAATGCTCCTAGTATACAGTCCGACGTTTCTTTTCAATGGGCGGGTCCTCAACCTACAAATAGTTCACCTGCATTTTTGGAAAGTATAACTGTTGACGGAGTTGTTTATAACGATTTGATCGCTCCTACAGGGTACGTGCTTAATCAAGTGGGGCCTGCAGGAAATGGAGGAAACAATATTCTTCTCAATGGTACAACTGTTGAAAATACCAGCGCTAGTGCGACTTGGGATGATTCTGCACTTGCGGCTTATCAAGATCGAAACCTTAATCATTATTTTGAATCAAATGGTAATGGGGCTAGCATTTGCGATAATTTTGGGGCAATAGACACCACCAACAGTCAAAAGCAAACGCTAATTTTCGACAATATTGTTACGGCAGCAGGTTCTATTATTGCGGTGACGGAAAGAAATGCGAACAATTGTTTGCATATCGAAATAATTGGTTCTGCTCCTGGAACTTCAAACATCACAAGTCTAGGAGAAACATTTGTGAATCCTGCTGGAGGAGCATTCTCTGGTCCAGGTGGAACGGGAACTCCAGGTGATGTAACGGCCCCCACTGGAAATGTTGATTATTGGCTTTCAGATCGAGTGGTTGAAAACGGCGGTACACTCGGAATTGCACTTTTTGATTTAGAAGACATAGTGCCGATAGGTTCTACGATAACCAGTGTTATAACTACGGCGGCAACTGTTGATAATGGGGATGGAAAAATCTTCATTCTGGACAAGGATAATGATCTTGATGGTGCGGATAATGTGGATGATGATGACGATGATAACGATGGTATTCTTGACGTTGATGAACGTATTTGCTCAAACACGGCACCTCAAGGAGCTAATGATGTTTTTGTTAATAATGGTGTAGCTGATGAGAATGCTATTCTAGACAGTGTGAATTCAAATGGTGCCCAGTTTGATACCGTTAATGATGAGTTGGTAATAGATTTAGGAGTTACCGTTCCACAGGGAACAGATATTGAAATCAGCTATTTTGCATCTACAGCTGCAACCAAGACAATTCAGGTTCAAGAATCAAATTTCGATGGAAGTGTTACCAGCAATTCGTCTTCCTTTGCCTCTTCTTCTACTGCGGCCTCCACATTTACCTATACTTTGTTGAGCGATACCAAGTATATACGTCTCTTAATGACTGTGGATAATGGTGGTATTCTCGAAGTAGACTATTTAGAGATTCAGTCTTATCAACAATGTACAGATATAGACACAGACGGAGATCTGATCCCAGATTATTTGGATACAGACTCAGATAATGATGGTTGTCCTGATGCTCTTGAGGGTGATGGTGGTTTTGACTTTACAGATCTTGACGCAGATGAGGAGCTCGATGTTTCCGTCACTGGTATCGATGCTAATGGTGTTCCCAATCAAGCTAACGGTGGTCAAAACGACATCAGTTCAACAGATTCAAATGTTCAAGCAGCAATTTGTATATCAGATAATGATGGGGATGGCATCGACGACAGTACAGATGTTGATGATGATAACGATGGAATTCCAGATACACTAGAGGGTGATACATGTGATAGCTCAGAACAAACTTTAGATACAAACGGACAGGTTACAACTGCTGGAGGTACCTCTGAAGTGGTTTATGACGCATCAGGTTTGAATGTGTCAATCGGAGATTTTGTTTTGGTCGATAACCTCCTGGCACGTGGTGATTTAAACAGTGCTACAGAGACTTTCCAAATTGGTTTCAATAATGAAACGCTTCCAGCTACAACCTATAATGTAACCACTCAGTGTGGTGCTTTGGAAGCTGTAACGCCTGCTTTGAACAGACTTGTTGAAGTTATCGACGTAGGTGGTGGTACGCCGGGAATTATCATCGACGTTGACGCGAGCGCAGACGTAGGTGTTATTTGTGGCGGAACTGAACCTGCTATGGCTTATTCCCTAAGGATTTCTTGTGGACTGCCATCTCTTGATTCAGATAACGACGGTATCCCAGATTCTAGAGATCTTGATTCGGATAACGATGGTATTCCAGACAACATAGAAGCACAGTCGACTTTAGGTTATATAGCGCCTAGTGGATCAGGAGCTGGGATGACCGATGCCAACAACAATGGTCTAGATGATAATTACGAGACGGCTCAAGGTGGAACTGACATTGTGCCAGTCAACACAGATGGTGCGGATGATCCTGATTATCTTGATTTGGATTCAGATAATGATGGAGCTTTTGATATAGTTGAATCTGGTCGAGGTTTAGCTCAATCATCAGGACAGGTTACAGGAACTGTTGGTAATAACGGTTTAATAACTGAGGAAGAAATAAATGATAATTATTTTGATGTAAATGGAGTTTTTGACAATACGCAATCAGACAACTTTGCAGATTCAGATGGCGATGTGCTTTCAGTAAATGGAGATGTCGATTATCGAGATGATATAGATAGCGTGGATACTGATGGAGATGGTGTACCTGATACTGTTGACATAGATGATGATAATGACGGTATCCTAGATACGGAGGAATGCACGTCAGAAACGGCAAATGCCGTGGCAACTCAAGCGACCACGGGTGTCACGAACATAGCCAATATCACAGGACCCTCTGATGGCGCTTTCGCTTCATGGACTACAAATGGAAACATCAGTACCATTGATTTTGGGCGAACGCTTGCTCCGGGAACTGATATTACCTTTACTTGGAGAAGACTACCCGGGCAAACAGGAACAGCTCAACCCATCATCGATGAATCGTTAGATGGCAGCACGTTTGGAGCCGCATTTTTTCCAATTTCAACAACCTCTGAAATTGCGGTAACTTCTACGTTTCAATCAACCCAATCGTTCAGGTATCTACGTATCACCAAGCAAAGCACGCCCAGTATCACAGACTTTGATATCGATTCCATTGCGATCACCGTAGATGAATCAGCCTGTGACGATGATGGCGATGGTGTTCCCAACAGTCTGGACCTAGATTCAGATAACGATGGTATTCCAGACATTATCGAGGCGCAACCTACGGTGGGGTATGTAGCACCTTCTGGTTCTGACGACGATAATGATGGTTTGGATAATAGCTTTGATGATACGCCCAATGGCAATAGCAACGGAGTGGGATCAAATGGATTGACTCCTCAAAACACTGACGGAATCGACAACCCTGACTATTTAGACCTGGATTCTGATAACGATGCCCTATTTGATATCAATGAGTCAGGATCTGGCCTGACCGATGCAAACAGTGACGGTAGAACAGATGGAGCTGTAGGCAACAACGGTCTAGAAAACACGTTGGAATCTGCAGATAACTACAACGACGTCAACGGAATTTTCGACGATACTCAGTTTGACAACTTTACCGACAGCAACTCCAACGCACAATCAGCGAGCGGTGATGTAGACTATAGGGAAGATGTCAACGCCGTATTTGATCGCGATGGCGATGGAGTAGAGGACAGCGTTGACATTGATGATGATAACGATGGTATTCTAGATATTGACGAAGACATTTGTTCCGGTGGCCTGGGAACTACTGGAAGATTGAGGTATCAATTTTATGACAGTGTTCCGGCTGGTAATACTGTGGATAATATATCAGAAGGTTCAGCAACTGCTGCTGGAACCGGATTTGTGTCAGATTTTAACGTTGCAAATTTACAATCCGTTGTAACTCCAGCTGATGGCGATACTTTTTCGATTAGATATTTAGGTCGCATTGAAATAAACACCTCAGAAACCTATACATTCTTCACAAATTCTGATGATGGTTCAAAGCTTTTCATTGATGGAAATGAGGTCGTTGACAACGATGGCGATCATGGTCCTGTGGAGAATTCCGGAACCATTGCCCTGACACCGGGAGTCTATGATTTTGAGGTACTATTTTATGAGAATGGAGGAGGTCAGACTCTTTCGGTAAGTTACTCATCAGGTACCATAGCAAAGACGACCATTCCATTTTCAGTCTTGGGCGATGGTGAAGCTACATTTTGTGATACAGATGGAGACGGTATAGAAAACCAGTTTGATTTGGATTCTGATAATGACGGTATCCCTGATATTATCGAAGGTCAATCCACTCTAGGCTATGTCGCACCCAGTGGTTCAGATGCTGACCAAGACGGTCTTGACGATGCTTTTGACAGCACGCCTAATGGCGGCAACCTGGGTATCGGTTCAGAGGGGATACAGGTTGTAGACACAGATGAGGTCGGAAATCCAGATTATCTGGATGTAGACTCTGATGAGGACGGTCTTTTTGATATCAACGAGAGCGGTAGCGGTTTGACAGATGGCAATACTGACGGTAGAACCGATGGTGTGGTGGGTGATAATGGGTTGGATAATACCTTGGAAACCCTAGATACCTATGCCGACGTCAACGGTAGTTTTGATAATACTCAAGACGACAACTTTACGGATGCTGACTCAGACGTAAACACTGGCGGTGATGTAGATTACCGTGATGATGATGTAAATGTGCTTTTGATCAACGCAAACGACGATTTTGCCTCACATAGTGAAGGGACAACGAGCAATGATTTAATCAATGTACTGGATAATGATACTTTGGACGGTGTAGTTGTAACGCCGGCAGATGTTACGGTGACGACAATCAGTTCTGATGATCCAGGCATAACGCTAGACGCTAATGGAAACATTGACGTATCTGCTGCCGTAAACAATGGTACCTACGAATTAATTTACAGCATTTGTGAGACAGCGAGTCCATCAAACTGTGATACGGCTACCGTTTTTGTAACGGTTACAAATAATGATCGTGATAACGACGGTGTTCCTGATGATGTTGATATCGACGATGATAATGATGGTATTCTTGATGTAGATGAAGGTTTTACTTGTCCTGCAACAGACTTTGTAGCAATTGGTAGTACTTTCTCTTCAACCGCTGACCCTGGAACACAAGCTGGAATCTACCCATTTAATGGAGCGTCAATGGATTATACTTATAGTCTTCAAGGTTCTGCAGTTTGGAACTCGGGAATATCTACTACTACAAATACAGGTGTAGACGGTGTGTTTATTAATGCTCAAAATCAGCAGTCTAATGTTCCTAACGGTGACTTTGCATTTCATGAATTTGAATTTAGTGAACCTGTTTATGAATTTGAATTTAAAGTGGGTGGCTTGGACAATCAAGATAGGTTAAACCTAACCGCTAGTCTGGATGGAGTGGATGTGCCTATTACAATAACTGATATTAATCTAGGAGCAGATCTAGTTTTTAATTCACCTCAATCAATTACCAGCAACTCATCCAGTGGAAATCTCGCACCAGCTAGCTCTGTCTTGATCACTGCTAACGGTCCTGTAGATACTGTGAATATAAAGCATGGTAAGGATGGAGCTAATGCTTCTAATTCTACAGTTCAATTTTATGAATTTAGGTATTGTACTGCATTGGATTTTGATGATGATGGTATTATCAACTCTTTTGACCTCGATAGCGATAATGACGGTATTCCAGATAACATCGAGGCGCAATCCACAACGGGTTATATCGCTCCTTCGGGAGGTGTGGGCGCAAACGGTCTATTTGCAAGCTATGAAAATAATGACACAACAAGCGCCACGGGCTTAACGCTAACGAATACAGACGGCAGCCTGAATCCTGACTATCTGGATCTTGATTCAGATGATGACGGACTGTTTGACATCGATGAATCTGGTTCAGGACTGACTGATGGTAATAGTGATGGTCAGACAGATGGAACAGTTGGATTCAATGGTCTTGATAATTCCCTCGAGTCCAGTGATAATTACGCTTCCGCGAAAGGGGACTTCGATAACACCCAAGAAGACAACTTTGACGATGAAGATGGTGATGTCAATCTAGGCGGCGATGTGGATTATCGAGATATAACCGATAATCCTAGGATTATTGATGCGATAGACGACGCTGTTACAACCAATGAAGGAATTGCTGCTAATGATGTGATCAATGTCTTGGATAATGATACGTTGGATGGAAATCCTGTTTTAATTTCAGATGTATCAGTGACTACAATTTCTTCTTCTGATCCTGGAATCACCGTTGATCCCGCAGGTCAACTAAGCGTAGCTGATACGGTTCCAGCAGGAAATTATACTTTGGTGTATCAGATTTGTCAAACGGCCTTGCCCTCAAATTGTGATATAGCTACTGTAAGCGTTACCGTAAGCGGACTCGGTATTGATACAGATGGAGATGGAGTGATCGATTCCGCAGACATCGATGATGATAATGATGGAATACTTGATGATATAGAAGAATCTTGTCCTACTTCAGATAAAGCTGCAACCTTTGTTACAACTGTTGATGCATTTTGGACTTTAGATGGTAACACAAATGACGTTTCTGGAAACGGGAACAATGAGCGTGCCCTTGGTGGTACAACCAGTCCGACTTACTCTACAGATGTGGTTGAGGGAACTAATGCTGCTAACTTTGACGGGACGGATGATGCCATACGATACAGTCAAGATGGTGGCTTTATGGAAGCCACCTATACAAACTTGAGCTTTTCAGTGTGGATAAAACCTGATGTCTTGGTCGGTGATCGTATCATTTATGAAGAAGGAGGCGGTACTAATGGTGTTACCCTGTGGCTAGATGACGATGTTTTGACTTATAGTGCTAGAAATGGTGGGGTAGGCTCACAAACTGACATCGTACATCCTACTGTATTGACTCTAGACGGCAATTATCATCATGTAGCGGCAACATTTGACTCAGGTACAATGAACTTGTACTTAGATGGAATTCCAGCTACAACTGTTACAACGACGTTTAATAATATACCTGGCCATGGAAGTGATGGAGGTTTAGGAGGCCCAATAGGTGGGGGTACTTCTGCTGACGTTTCTGGTTACTTTGATGGTCTTATGGACGCTGCAAGGTATTCTAATTCAGAAACCTGGAGTGGCGATGAAATCGCTTCGGAATCAGAGTTAATATGTGATGCAGATGGTGATGGAATCGCAAATCGTTTGGATCTAGACTCAGACAATGATGGGATTCCAGATATTATAGAAGCACAGACAACTTTAGGGTATACCGCTCCATCTGGTTCTGATGCTGATGGTGATGGACTGGATGACAACTACGATCAAACTCCAAATGGTAATAGCGATGGAACTGGTTCAATAGGTTTAAGCCCAGAAAACACTGACGGAACTGACAATCCTGATTATTTGGATCTCGATTCAGATAATGATTCAGTTTTTGATATCGTTGAATCAGGTTCAGGCCTTACTGATGGAAATAGTGATGGACGTACCGACAGCGCGGTGGGTGACAACGGTTTAGATAATACTCTAGAAATCGCTGATGATTACAGTGATGTAAACGGAACCTTTGATAATACGCAAGCTGATAACTTTACCGATACCGATGGCGATGTTTTGACTGGTGGTGACGTGGATTACAGAGATGTGCCACAAATAGATGCCGTGGATGATGTTGCAAGTGCACTGCCAGGAGTTGCAAGTAATGGAATAATAAATGTTCTTAATAATGATACTGTCGACGGTCAGCCAGCTACGGTTGCAAATGTGGATATCACTCAAATCAGCACGACCAATGCTGGTGTAACGGTAGATCCTGTAACAGGTGATGTAAATGTAGGCGCTGGAGTTCCTGAAGGAGTTTATACGATAGAATATAGGATCTGCCAAGAAGCAACTGTTACAAATTGTGACAGTGCATTTGTTACTGTTACCGTCGAGACTGACACTGATGGCGACGGAGTCCCAGATTCAGTTGATATCGATGATGATAACGATGGGATTTTGGATACTGAAGAGTGTGAAGTTAGGTTTGACGAAACAACTTTCAGCATTGCAGATGGAAACTCTTCAACCGGGTTGGTAGTTTCGCCGGTAGATAACTTCGTACTGGACATATTAAGTTTGGATAATGCATTTAGCTTAAATGTCAATGGCGTTGATTTGGCCACTCAAGAATTTGAATTTCAAACAGATCAAACGGTAACGGTTGAGTTTGCAGATGGTGATGCTTATGGAGTGGGTGGAATTCCTCAAATTTGGGATCGTCCTGAATCCAATGTGGATACACCATTAATTAGGCTTATAATTGATGATAGCGGTAATGTTAGTTTCTTCGGAAGCAAGGTGACTAATGGACCATTATTCCCTCTAGTTTTGATTAACGGCAATACATTCAACACTGTAACTCTGAATTCAGGAACTACCAATACATTCATTATAGATCAGGATGTAACAGGACAGACACTAGCAACTGGATCTATCTATGGTTCAATTTCGGATTGTGATTTTGATGATGATGGTATTCCGAACAATTTAGATCTTGATTCTGATAACGATGGTATTCCAGATAATATAGAAGCTCAAAGCACTACAGGTTATACTGCCCCTTTAGGCGTGGATAATGATGAGGATGGTTTGGATGATGCTTATGACGATACCCCATTTGGTAATTCTGATGGAACTGGAAGTAATGGTTTAGATCCAGAAAATACAGATGGTACTGATCTCCCTGATTACTTAGATATTGATTCAGATAATGATGGCTTCTTCGATATTGATGAAAGTGGCGATGGTTTAACAGATGCAGATAATGATGGTCGTACGGATGGAGCAGTAGGAGTCAATGGTTTAGATAACACTGTAGACGCTGGTGGTATTGACGATTATTCAGATGTAAATGGAAAATTTGATGATACACAAGATGATAATTTCACGGATACAGATGGTGATGTTTTGATTGGTGGAGACGTTGATTATCGAGATATTCCAGAAATCAACGCAATTGATGATGCTGCTAGTGCAACTGCTGGAGTAGCAAGTAACGGAATAATCAATGTGCTGGATAATGATACTGTTGATGGTTTACAAGCTACTGTTGCAAATGTCGATATTACACAAATCAGTACAACTAATGCTGGAGTTATTGTGGATCCTTTAACAGGAGATGTAAATGTTGGAGCAGGGGTTCAGGCTGGTGTTTATACGATTGAATACAGAATATGTCAAGAAGGTACTGGTACTACAACAAATTGTGACAATGCATTTGTTACAGTCACTGTAGAGCTAGATACTGATGGTGACGGTGTTCCAGATGCTGTAGATATCGATGACGATAATGATGGGATTTTGGATTCTGAGGAATTTAACGGTCAAATAGAATGTAATTCATCTTCGGTTCCAGTCTCTAGTGCTGTTCAGGGAGAATCAAATGTTCTAACAGGCAATACTAACTTCAGTGCGATAAACGATGGAGTGGCTACTGCCGACGATGGTGTTGCAATGAATAGCGTTAATCATTACTTCGTGATTGATTTAGGTCAAGTCTATCAGTCAGGCTCAGTGATAAGACTGGATATTTGGGGGAATGGCACACAAAATAGAACAGCTGTTACTTCAGAAACAACTGGAGGAACTTACATCCCTGGAGGTGGAACGAACCCACAAACTAATCAGGTTAATGTAAATACTACTTCATTTTACAATTATACCCTCGCAAATGAGACTCAGTTCATCCAGATTGATATGACTGTTCGTTCGGGTGGTAGGACTGAATGGATCGAAGCAACTATCACAAATTCATGCTTACTTGTAGAAGGTGATAGTGATGGTGATGGTATAGTGAACAGTCTTGACCTGGACTCGGACAACGACGGCATACCGGACAACATTGAATCACAATCAACAGTGGGGTATATTGCTCCGACTGGACTAGATGATGATGGAGATGGTTTGGATAATGCTTACGACGTAACTCCTAATGGAAATGCTAATGGTGATGGAAGTATTGGTATAACTCCAGAGAATACGGACGGCACGGACCTTCCTGACTATCTGGATACCGACTCCGACAACGATGGCCTTTTTGACATAGACGAGAGCGGAGACGGTCTGACGGATGCAAATGGCGATGGCCGCACGGACGGAGTAGTAGGCAACAACGGTCTTGAAGATACCGTGGATGATCCTGTGGCCGGTGATGGCTATGACGATCCAAGCGGTAAGTATGACGGCACCCAGACGGACAACTTCACCGATACCGATGGAGATGTTCTTGCGGGAGGTGACGTGGACTATAGGGATGTTCTTGACTTTGAGGTGGACATGCCTACACAGACCGTACTGGAGAACAATGCGTTCACTTCCGTGGCTCCCACCCTGACCAACTCACCCGGCGGCACGATTACCTATAGCCTGGGTGGCGTTGACGCAGCGGACTTCACGATCGACCCTGTAACGGGAGTGGTGAGCATGGTGGCGCGGGACTTCGAGAACCCGGTTGATGACAACACCAACAACTTCTACAACCTCACGATCATTTCGACCTCGAGCGTGGGCCCGGTTGCCACAGATGACTTCACGGTAATCGTGAACAACGAATGCGAGGACATAGACGTGGTACAGAACAAGTTGAGGGCAACGGATCCGATAGGCGTTGCCTCCAGCAGTGACAACGCGGTGCTACAGGTCGAGGTTACCGATGCCAGTGGAGCTCCGAGATCAGGCGTTCAGGTGAGCATAAGCCTCGAGAGCGGCAGCGCGAGCTTCGTGACGACCAGCACGGGAACCACAGATGCCAGTGGATTGTTCAGTGCGACGGTATCGAGCACGGTCGTGGGCACGCCTACCTTCTCCGCGAGGTATGCCGCTACCACCGGAGCACCAGATACCGATGTGGAACTGGGCAACCCGACACCGGTGAGGTTCCTATCCAGCATCGACGACAGGGAAGCCTGTGGAGAGGTAGGAATAGCCGTGAGCATGCCACACCCATCATCGGTACTTGAGGTATTCAGTGAGGACAAGGGAGTGCTCATACCTAGCGTGGCCCTGTTGAGCTGTTCGGATACCAGTACGATCCCTAATCCAGCGACTTCACTGCTTGTCTACAACACAAACGCGAGTCCTTCTTTAGGTGTAGGTTTTGTGTTCTTCGATGGTGCAGAGTGGAGGAGTATCTGTCTGGAACGTGATCAGTTGAGACAGTAG